The genomic DNA TATATGTAGCTTCAAGTTGAAGATTATTGTTTCACATTTGTCAAGACTGGAGACAACACAAAAGTATAGATCGGATCCCATCTATTTAATTGACTAGAAATGTTTCTGGCATTGATTATAGCAGAGATTGGGAAAGAACTACTTTTAGCGGTAATTCAAAATTTGTATTGTTAGTTGTTGCAGGATTAGGACTACTGGTTTAACATAGGATTATTAAAACTTGCACCTTTTACATAGCCGGCGGTTGTGTATTTCATAAGTTATACTACCTACGTTCCAATAGATTTTATACTTATACTATTTATAtatttcaatatttttataaaatataattttataatgttttttttatattttttttaataaaagtttaaagataaatttttatttagaaaaaaaatattttattaaaaattatgaaattacactttaaacgagtattgaaaaatatgtcaaaaaataatatatataactgaatAAGAAAAAGGAAGTATTTCATAATTGGGTGGTTGGGTTCAAATACAGCAACACATACTCCTCTTCTTGCCTGGAAAAAATTGGCATAGTCATGAGGTGGGAAATTAATTCTAAACTCCCCGGATCGAGATCTTGTCATTGAAAATCTCAAATTACGAAAGAAAATTTTAACATGATCTTAATTTATTTCCAAAATTTACCCGGATATTGAATAtccaataataaaataatttatttatgttgatttatttattttgaaaaattgcaGGGAAGGGGGAAGCGAAGAGTGATGAAATGAGGTGACACGATGGGGAAGGAATTTATGCGTTGCTTGTGAAGTGAAGCCTGATGGGGGCCACGTGTCGGTCCTACAAAACAGAGTGGGAATTACGAGTAATTGGATACAATATGTCCCTGTGTGAGAAAATATTGGTAGGTGTGTAGATTGTATGGTTTGGCTGTAGTATCTTTTTCTTCTCCCTTCTTTATCGAGTGCCTCAAATATTCTGTGTCTCCTGTCACGCCTGACAATGACATCTGATTTTGTCACCCGTTCAATCCTCTTTCTGCTTCATCCCCCCCAATCTAACGGCCTTATTGCTCCTGCTCCCAAGTTGATTACATCATCACAATCTACCTAGTGCAGTACCAAATTATGTTGTATTCCTCGCTCTCACTAAGTTTTATACGTTACTTTTTTAcgtttttttttttattttttttaaatataattctataatatattatttttaatatttttctaaataaaattttatatttaatcttttattaaaaataatattaaaaaaatattatgaaattatattttataaaaatcttaaaatatataaaaatagtAGCAGTAGAGAACCAGGTGGGAAGGAGACCGTACTACTTAACTATCTGCTTCATAACTTATAAATTAATCTATAACTATATTATATACCGCGACATAGGAGGTTATGTTCGAAAATTGAATGGATCACCGAGGACATTTAAATTTTGAAATGAAATAAGGCGAGAACATGTACATGAgtaaaagatataaacatacatttACCTTTATTCAAATTATTCCTTTTCAAAATTGGGAGCAAAAAATGTCCAACCAAAATTGCTCTATCTAACATCATAATACCTTTTCAAGTATTCGGCTGGATCAAATTTCCGAACTTTTAATAATCAAATGttaaatatataaaattgaaTACACATTTTTGCTTAAAATAATATGAGATAAATgagttaaaatattttaattaatattatttatgtGAATATTTGATATTCATTTTAATAATTGACTTGACATAAAATTATGTGTAAAATATGTATCTCATTACATGCACGAAACATTTCTTTCTGACAATTAGAGCTGCCAATTGATTCGTTCCGTGTCATGAATTACTAACCCAAATTCGAACCGCAAAAGATTTGTTTTGTTTCATTTTATTTAgtgtaatttaaaattaataataaaaataaagttaaataaaatatatatttaaatattgagTTTATATTAGTCAAGTTTCATGTCAATAAGTCATAAAGACTCAAATAttatgaaatttaaatttgaatctattttgtatctaatttctgtaaatattatatgtaaaatattattgtaagatatatgtattcatataattttgataaatttatttaaatatttaattgtTTCGTGTACTTTTGTTTCGTTTCGTGTCTTGTACCCAAGTATAAACTTAAAATCGATACTAAATTTATTCATACATTTATGTTCgtatatcaaaaatatcaaaCTAGTTATTTTCGTGTCATTTTGATAATGTGTTATCGCATCACGAAGTATTTGAAAATTTTCATTTTATGGATCGATTTTTGAGTACTAAAATTCTTTTTCAAACACTAGTCTAGAATAGGCAGACTAAGTTACGTATTTATCCGTACGAATGCATTCAACACACGTTAAGAGGACGCAAAATATGTACCAAAATGAATGGATTACATGATATATATGCAACAGTATATGTATAGAGTGACGGCACAGGAAGGGTGAGGGGCACAGAAGACTAGGTAGACTGGAATTAGACAGTGAGTGAGGTGGTCCCTTAACTTCACCGACGGGAGTACCCCATAGcatctctctcgctctctctctccttctctctcCCTTCTTATTCTCGTATTCCCCCTATCCTTTCTTCCCAACCCTTTTTTCACAACTCAGTATTTTTCTCCTCGTCCCCTCCTCCTCAGTCCCCACAATATTACTTATATATACATATCATATTCATGCACAAGTTCTATATATAAGCATAACACGCAGTAGTAGTTTGGAGGGTTGCTATATATACAAATTAAGTTTCTTATATTCAGTAAAAGATAGTAGTTTCATGGCTCTTACTTCTCTTCACCAAGTTTGCATGGACTCCTCCGATTGGCTTCAGGTACTACTACTATACACCATATTAATTATTGGCTTCATTGATTCACTCATTTCTCACTAATCAATTATCAGTACACACTGTGTGCACACATGACGCACTCAAGGAATAGTTGGTCACCGTCATTTCCGAGTGTCGGCAGTGGGCTCTATTTTTAATTACTTGATTACAAAAAATTTTATTCAAACTGTAGGAGATAGATATCAACATCTGTGTACTGCAATGTTTCTGTTATTTTGTCTCAATCTAGTTGGCCTTTTCTCCCGTTTCTTAATTCTGCTAGATTGTGTGAATTAATCCTCCTGTAGTCTAGAATATATTTTACACATTGCCCCCTCTgctaatgtatatatataatttgacAGGTAGGTAGCCTAGCTCTATTGACTTGACATTGACATGATGCCACCCTCATCTTCAACACATGCATTATTACTATACATTTCATAACTACATTCTTTCTGCCGACTTGTCTGTATATATTTACCTACCTTATTTCTGCTATGAATTTGTAGTTGCTTGtattagatattttaatttcgtTTTATTTTAAATCCTGGTTCCTTCCATTACTGCATTCTTTCTGCTTTGACTGTCTACCTGCATAtattagatattttaatttcacATTATTTAAAATCCTGATTCCGCTACTGGCTACGAAGGGATCAATGAACGAAGAGAATGGAATGGATTCATCATCACCATCAAGCGGCGATATTCTGACATGTTCAAGGCCATTGATGGAGAGGAGACTAAGGCCACCACAAGACCAAGCTTTAAAATGTCCAAGATGTGATTCAACACACACTAAGTTCTGCTACTACAACAACTACAGTCTCTCTCAGCCAAGATACTTCTGCAAAACATGCAGAAGGTACTGGACTAAAGGCGGCACTCTTCGAAACATCCCCGTGGGTGGTGGATGTCGAAAAAACAAGAAAATTTCAAACTCCAAAAAATCATCCGAAAACAACAGTACCAACCCTTCCATCATCAGCCACGTCATCTCTGGACCCACCTCATCCACCGACCTTCAAATTTCCTATCTCAATGGCCTCCTAGGGGGGCCCCACGGAAATGGTACTAGGACTCCTACTAGCTTCATAGACTCAAAATACAATGCATTTCTGGGAACAAACCCTAACCCTAGACCAATTGATTTCATGGGCCATAATTTTATGGGGAATGGTGATGATTTGGGAATAATGAGTAATGGGATGAATGATCATTTCCAAACTTTTCAAGGGAATGTTAGTACTAGTGCTTTTGTTCCCACTCCATATGGAATGTCTGTAGATGGGAATACTAGCTATAATAACTATGCAGGTGGGGCATTTATGGAGACTTGTCAAAGACTCATGCTTCCTAATTATGAAGAGAATGAAGGTAATGTTGGTGGTGTTGAAGTAAAGCCAGACACAAAGCTTTTGGCCTTGGAATGGCAACAAGATCAAATCTCTGTAGC from Apium graveolens cultivar Ventura chromosome 5, ASM990537v1, whole genome shotgun sequence includes the following:
- the LOC141723703 gene encoding dof zinc finger protein DOF5.6 gives rise to the protein MALTSLHQVCMDSSDWLQGSMNEENGMDSSSPSSGDILTCSRPLMERRLRPPQDQALKCPRCDSTHTKFCYYNNYSLSQPRYFCKTCRRYWTKGGTLRNIPVGGGCRKNKKISNSKKSSENNSTNPSIISHVISGPTSSTDLQISYLNGLLGGPHGNGTRTPTSFIDSKYNAFLGTNPNPRPIDFMGHNFMGNGDDLGIMSNGMNDHFQTFQGNVSTSAFVPTPYGMSVDGNTSYNNYAGGAFMETCQRLMLPNYEENEGNVGGVEVKPDTKLLALEWQQDQISVAKDNQHSFGYLDAGFGSWSAGLMNNGYASSATNPLV